The Lineus longissimus chromosome 2, tnLinLong1.2, whole genome shotgun sequence genome window below encodes:
- the LOC135483312 gene encoding beta-glucuronidase-like isoform X2: protein MLYAYDGLLQCHDASSAPGMLYPRDSESREIKSLDGMWKFRIDASRSRAEGLTQKWYTKPLEETGPVIPMPVPSSYNDITQEKSIRDFVGWAWYQREFYVSSSWKHNRIVLRLDSAHYFAVVWLNGKEVLTHEGGHLPFEGAVKSFLNFDKANVITVAVNNTLTPTTLPPGDIIYKQNTTHGLPYPAGYFVQYYQFDFFNFAGIHRSVRLYTTPVCYVDDIDITTNIQGSTGLVKYSVSSLGVCQTNSVMVAILDKWGNVVAQGADYQGTIQVPNAKLWWPYDMSKEDHAYLYTMKVSVKTNVTTEGNIDIYRLPFGIRTVRVEQGQVLVNGKPFYCHGFGKHEDADIRGKGLDFPLIAKDFNLIKWVGANCFRTSHYPYAEEIMDQADQQGVMVIDESPGVGITKVASYGPVSLAHHKEVMFELIRRDKNRPSVFMWSVANEPNSIIPQAHSYFREVINYTRSLDPRRPITYAVGGGADYYSDVCAILVDIICINHYFGWYSDTGHLEVIQLQLENDLVNWYKTFKKPMIITEYGADTIAGLHMEPSFVFSEEYQVDFIKEYHRSFDKLRKQFLVGELIWNFADFLTVQGVKRVAGNKKGIFTRQRQPKMAAHSLRERYLSLNNETKGY from the exons ATGTTGTACGCATATGATG GTTTACTCCAATGTCACGATGCCTCATCCGCTCCAGGAATGCTTTACCCTAGAGATTCAGAGTCAAGGGAAATAAAATCTCTTGATGGCATGTGGAAATTCCGCATCGATGCATCAAGAAGCCGTGCAGAAGGTTTGACCCAAAAGTGGTACACAAAACCACTGGAAGAG ACTGGTCCGGTGATCCCAATGCCTGTTCCTTCAAGTTATAATGACATTACTCAGGAGAAAAGCATTAGAGATTTTGTTGGTTGGGCCTGGTATCAACGAGAGTTCTATGTGTCATCCTCATGGAAACATAACAGGATAGTCCTCAGGCTAGATAGTGCTCACTACTTTGCTGTTGTG TGGCTAAATGGCAAAGAGGTGCTCACCCATGAAGGGGGTCATCTTCCATTTGAGGGTGCAGTGAAATCTTTCTTGAATTTTGATAAAGCTAATGTGATAACAGTGGCAGTCAATAATACTCTGACTCCAACAACTTTACCACCAGGAGATATTATTTACAAGCAGAATACTACTCATGGACT GCCATATCCTGCCGGCTATTTTGTACAATATTATCAGTTTGACTTCTTCAATTTTGCTGGGATCCATCGTTCTGTGAGGCTTTACACCACACCTGTGTGCTATGTGGATGATATTGACATCACTACAAACATACAAGGATCAACTG GCCTGGTCAAGTATTCTGTCAGCAGCTTGGGTGTTTGTCAGACAAACTCAGTGATGGTAGCAATTCTGGACAAATGGGGTAATGTTGTGGCTCAGGGAGCTGATTATCAAGGGACAATTCAAGTACCCAATGCCAAGTTATGGTGGCCGTATGACATGAGCAAGGAGGACCATGCATATCTTTATACCATGaag GTCTCAGTGAAGACAAATGTTACAACTGAAGGAAATATAGATATCTATCGGCTACCATTTGGAATCCGGACTGTCAGAGTTGAACAAGGACAAGTTCTAGTAAATGGCAAGCCATTCTACTGTCATGGCTTTGGAAAACACGAAGACGCTGAT ATCAGAGGAAAAGGCCTTGACTTCCCATTGATTGCTAAAGATTTCAATCTCATCAAATGGGTCGGTGCTAATTGTTTCCGTACGTCTCATTATCCGTATGCCGAGGAGATAATGGACCAGGCTGACCAGCAAGGGGTCATGGTCATTGATGAATCGCCGGGTGTTGGGATTACGAAGGT TGCAAGTTATGGTCCAGTGTCATTGGCCCACCATAAAGAAGTAATGTTTGAGCTGATCCGCCGAGACAAGAACCGCCCCTCTGTGTTCATGTGGTCTGTTGCTAATGAACCCAATAGTATAATACCGCAAGCACATTCATACTTCAG GGAGGTAATAAACTATACCCGCTCATTAGATCCAAGAAGACCGATAACTTATGCTGTCGGGGGAGGAGCAGATTACTACAGTGATGTTTGC GCCATATTGGTTGATATAATCTGTATCAACCATTATTTTGGCTGGTACTCGGACACAGGTCACCTTGAGGTCATACAGTTACAGCTTGAGAATGACCTCGTCAACTGGTATAAGACCTTCAAAAAACCAATGATCATTACAGAATATGGAGCAGATACAATAGCAGGATTGCACATG GAACCCTCATTTGTTTTCTCCGAAGAATACCAAGTTGACTTTATCAAGGAGTACCATCGTTCATTCGACAAACTGAGGAAGCAGTTCCTTGTGGGCGAATTAATCTGGAATTTTGCTGACTTTTTGACCGTTCAGG GAGTCAAGAGAGTTGCCGGCAACAAGAAGGGCATCTTCACCAGACAGAGAcaaccaaagatggctgcacaTAGCCTTCGAGAACGTTATCTTTCATTGAACAATGAAACAAAAGGTTACTGA
- the LOC135483312 gene encoding beta-glucuronidase-like isoform X1 → MACKQTFYVFLISLSGLLQCHDASSAPGMLYPRDSESREIKSLDGMWKFRIDASRSRAEGLTQKWYTKPLEETGPVIPMPVPSSYNDITQEKSIRDFVGWAWYQREFYVSSSWKHNRIVLRLDSAHYFAVVWLNGKEVLTHEGGHLPFEGAVKSFLNFDKANVITVAVNNTLTPTTLPPGDIIYKQNTTHGLPYPAGYFVQYYQFDFFNFAGIHRSVRLYTTPVCYVDDIDITTNIQGSTGLVKYSVSSLGVCQTNSVMVAILDKWGNVVAQGADYQGTIQVPNAKLWWPYDMSKEDHAYLYTMKVSVKTNVTTEGNIDIYRLPFGIRTVRVEQGQVLVNGKPFYCHGFGKHEDADIRGKGLDFPLIAKDFNLIKWVGANCFRTSHYPYAEEIMDQADQQGVMVIDESPGVGITKVASYGPVSLAHHKEVMFELIRRDKNRPSVFMWSVANEPNSIIPQAHSYFREVINYTRSLDPRRPITYAVGGGADYYSDVCAILVDIICINHYFGWYSDTGHLEVIQLQLENDLVNWYKTFKKPMIITEYGADTIAGLHMEPSFVFSEEYQVDFIKEYHRSFDKLRKQFLVGELIWNFADFLTVQGVKRVAGNKKGIFTRQRQPKMAAHSLRERYLSLNNETKGY, encoded by the exons ATGGCGTGTAAAcaaactttttatgtttttctgATTTCTCTGTCAGGTTTACTCCAATGTCACGATGCCTCATCCGCTCCAGGAATGCTTTACCCTAGAGATTCAGAGTCAAGGGAAATAAAATCTCTTGATGGCATGTGGAAATTCCGCATCGATGCATCAAGAAGCCGTGCAGAAGGTTTGACCCAAAAGTGGTACACAAAACCACTGGAAGAG ACTGGTCCGGTGATCCCAATGCCTGTTCCTTCAAGTTATAATGACATTACTCAGGAGAAAAGCATTAGAGATTTTGTTGGTTGGGCCTGGTATCAACGAGAGTTCTATGTGTCATCCTCATGGAAACATAACAGGATAGTCCTCAGGCTAGATAGTGCTCACTACTTTGCTGTTGTG TGGCTAAATGGCAAAGAGGTGCTCACCCATGAAGGGGGTCATCTTCCATTTGAGGGTGCAGTGAAATCTTTCTTGAATTTTGATAAAGCTAATGTGATAACAGTGGCAGTCAATAATACTCTGACTCCAACAACTTTACCACCAGGAGATATTATTTACAAGCAGAATACTACTCATGGACT GCCATATCCTGCCGGCTATTTTGTACAATATTATCAGTTTGACTTCTTCAATTTTGCTGGGATCCATCGTTCTGTGAGGCTTTACACCACACCTGTGTGCTATGTGGATGATATTGACATCACTACAAACATACAAGGATCAACTG GCCTGGTCAAGTATTCTGTCAGCAGCTTGGGTGTTTGTCAGACAAACTCAGTGATGGTAGCAATTCTGGACAAATGGGGTAATGTTGTGGCTCAGGGAGCTGATTATCAAGGGACAATTCAAGTACCCAATGCCAAGTTATGGTGGCCGTATGACATGAGCAAGGAGGACCATGCATATCTTTATACCATGaag GTCTCAGTGAAGACAAATGTTACAACTGAAGGAAATATAGATATCTATCGGCTACCATTTGGAATCCGGACTGTCAGAGTTGAACAAGGACAAGTTCTAGTAAATGGCAAGCCATTCTACTGTCATGGCTTTGGAAAACACGAAGACGCTGAT ATCAGAGGAAAAGGCCTTGACTTCCCATTGATTGCTAAAGATTTCAATCTCATCAAATGGGTCGGTGCTAATTGTTTCCGTACGTCTCATTATCCGTATGCCGAGGAGATAATGGACCAGGCTGACCAGCAAGGGGTCATGGTCATTGATGAATCGCCGGGTGTTGGGATTACGAAGGT TGCAAGTTATGGTCCAGTGTCATTGGCCCACCATAAAGAAGTAATGTTTGAGCTGATCCGCCGAGACAAGAACCGCCCCTCTGTGTTCATGTGGTCTGTTGCTAATGAACCCAATAGTATAATACCGCAAGCACATTCATACTTCAG GGAGGTAATAAACTATACCCGCTCATTAGATCCAAGAAGACCGATAACTTATGCTGTCGGGGGAGGAGCAGATTACTACAGTGATGTTTGC GCCATATTGGTTGATATAATCTGTATCAACCATTATTTTGGCTGGTACTCGGACACAGGTCACCTTGAGGTCATACAGTTACAGCTTGAGAATGACCTCGTCAACTGGTATAAGACCTTCAAAAAACCAATGATCATTACAGAATATGGAGCAGATACAATAGCAGGATTGCACATG GAACCCTCATTTGTTTTCTCCGAAGAATACCAAGTTGACTTTATCAAGGAGTACCATCGTTCATTCGACAAACTGAGGAAGCAGTTCCTTGTGGGCGAATTAATCTGGAATTTTGCTGACTTTTTGACCGTTCAGG GAGTCAAGAGAGTTGCCGGCAACAAGAAGGGCATCTTCACCAGACAGAGAcaaccaaagatggctgcacaTAGCCTTCGAGAACGTTATCTTTCATTGAACAATGAAACAAAAGGTTACTGA
- the LOC135483312 gene encoding beta-glucuronidase-like isoform X3 → MLYPRDSESREIKSLDGMWKFRIDASRSRAEGLTQKWYTKPLEETGPVIPMPVPSSYNDITQEKSIRDFVGWAWYQREFYVSSSWKHNRIVLRLDSAHYFAVVWLNGKEVLTHEGGHLPFEGAVKSFLNFDKANVITVAVNNTLTPTTLPPGDIIYKQNTTHGLPYPAGYFVQYYQFDFFNFAGIHRSVRLYTTPVCYVDDIDITTNIQGSTGLVKYSVSSLGVCQTNSVMVAILDKWGNVVAQGADYQGTIQVPNAKLWWPYDMSKEDHAYLYTMKVSVKTNVTTEGNIDIYRLPFGIRTVRVEQGQVLVNGKPFYCHGFGKHEDADIRGKGLDFPLIAKDFNLIKWVGANCFRTSHYPYAEEIMDQADQQGVMVIDESPGVGITKVASYGPVSLAHHKEVMFELIRRDKNRPSVFMWSVANEPNSIIPQAHSYFREVINYTRSLDPRRPITYAVGGGADYYSDVCAILVDIICINHYFGWYSDTGHLEVIQLQLENDLVNWYKTFKKPMIITEYGADTIAGLHMEPSFVFSEEYQVDFIKEYHRSFDKLRKQFLVGELIWNFADFLTVQGVKRVAGNKKGIFTRQRQPKMAAHSLRERYLSLNNETKGY, encoded by the exons ATGCTTTACCCTAGAGATTCAGAGTCAAGGGAAATAAAATCTCTTGATGGCATGTGGAAATTCCGCATCGATGCATCAAGAAGCCGTGCAGAAGGTTTGACCCAAAAGTGGTACACAAAACCACTGGAAGAG ACTGGTCCGGTGATCCCAATGCCTGTTCCTTCAAGTTATAATGACATTACTCAGGAGAAAAGCATTAGAGATTTTGTTGGTTGGGCCTGGTATCAACGAGAGTTCTATGTGTCATCCTCATGGAAACATAACAGGATAGTCCTCAGGCTAGATAGTGCTCACTACTTTGCTGTTGTG TGGCTAAATGGCAAAGAGGTGCTCACCCATGAAGGGGGTCATCTTCCATTTGAGGGTGCAGTGAAATCTTTCTTGAATTTTGATAAAGCTAATGTGATAACAGTGGCAGTCAATAATACTCTGACTCCAACAACTTTACCACCAGGAGATATTATTTACAAGCAGAATACTACTCATGGACT GCCATATCCTGCCGGCTATTTTGTACAATATTATCAGTTTGACTTCTTCAATTTTGCTGGGATCCATCGTTCTGTGAGGCTTTACACCACACCTGTGTGCTATGTGGATGATATTGACATCACTACAAACATACAAGGATCAACTG GCCTGGTCAAGTATTCTGTCAGCAGCTTGGGTGTTTGTCAGACAAACTCAGTGATGGTAGCAATTCTGGACAAATGGGGTAATGTTGTGGCTCAGGGAGCTGATTATCAAGGGACAATTCAAGTACCCAATGCCAAGTTATGGTGGCCGTATGACATGAGCAAGGAGGACCATGCATATCTTTATACCATGaag GTCTCAGTGAAGACAAATGTTACAACTGAAGGAAATATAGATATCTATCGGCTACCATTTGGAATCCGGACTGTCAGAGTTGAACAAGGACAAGTTCTAGTAAATGGCAAGCCATTCTACTGTCATGGCTTTGGAAAACACGAAGACGCTGAT ATCAGAGGAAAAGGCCTTGACTTCCCATTGATTGCTAAAGATTTCAATCTCATCAAATGGGTCGGTGCTAATTGTTTCCGTACGTCTCATTATCCGTATGCCGAGGAGATAATGGACCAGGCTGACCAGCAAGGGGTCATGGTCATTGATGAATCGCCGGGTGTTGGGATTACGAAGGT TGCAAGTTATGGTCCAGTGTCATTGGCCCACCATAAAGAAGTAATGTTTGAGCTGATCCGCCGAGACAAGAACCGCCCCTCTGTGTTCATGTGGTCTGTTGCTAATGAACCCAATAGTATAATACCGCAAGCACATTCATACTTCAG GGAGGTAATAAACTATACCCGCTCATTAGATCCAAGAAGACCGATAACTTATGCTGTCGGGGGAGGAGCAGATTACTACAGTGATGTTTGC GCCATATTGGTTGATATAATCTGTATCAACCATTATTTTGGCTGGTACTCGGACACAGGTCACCTTGAGGTCATACAGTTACAGCTTGAGAATGACCTCGTCAACTGGTATAAGACCTTCAAAAAACCAATGATCATTACAGAATATGGAGCAGATACAATAGCAGGATTGCACATG GAACCCTCATTTGTTTTCTCCGAAGAATACCAAGTTGACTTTATCAAGGAGTACCATCGTTCATTCGACAAACTGAGGAAGCAGTTCCTTGTGGGCGAATTAATCTGGAATTTTGCTGACTTTTTGACCGTTCAGG GAGTCAAGAGAGTTGCCGGCAACAAGAAGGGCATCTTCACCAGACAGAGAcaaccaaagatggctgcacaTAGCCTTCGAGAACGTTATCTTTCATTGAACAATGAAACAAAAGGTTACTGA
- the LOC135483314 gene encoding uncharacterized protein LOC135483314 yields MADEDGCKVYVGGLPFSLDHVGLRDHFENAGYNDIAEAIVIMDKEEHDKSRGFGFVTFSSKESANAAVKNMDGSECSGRNLRVNIASGRRGGGGRGGGGGFRGRSDYGGGRSYGSGSGSRSYGSPYGGGRGGGGGGGGYRDRDSYSGGGRSGGYSGGRSGGYDSRSGGGGYSSGGYGGDSYGSY; encoded by the exons atgGCTGATGAAGA CGGTTGCAAGGTATACGTGGGGGGTCTCCCATTCAGCCTTGATCATGTTGGTCTCCGCGACCACTTCGAGAACGCTGGGTACAATGATATCGCAGAAGCTATTGTCATCATGGACAAAGAAGAACATGACAAATCTCGAGGCTTCGGTTTCGTCACATTCTCCTCTAAGGAGTCGGCCAACGCTGCAGTGAAAAACATGGACGGTTCAGAATGTTCAGGCAGAAAC TTGCGTGTTAACATAGCAAGTGGCAGACGCGGCGGTGGTGGacgtggcggtggcggtggcttCAGAGGCCGCTCAGACTACGGCGGTGGCCGCAGCTACGGATCTGGATCAG GCTCCAGAAGTTATGGCAGTCCATATGGTGGTGGCCGAGGAGGTGGTGGTGGAGGCGGCGGGTATAGGGACCGTGATTCCTACAGCGGCGGTGGCAGAAGTGGTGGCTACAGTGGCGGCCGCAGTGGTGGCTATGATAGTCGCAGTGGCGGTGGTGGCTATAGCTCAGGAG GCTATGGAGGTGACAGCTATGGCAGCTATTGA
- the LOC135483313 gene encoding long-chain fatty acid transport protein 2-like — protein MFLLILGSVGASLIAMYFLAPWLPVDLAYIYTNIKVLSLYQKLAKKRVLMIELFEESTKRNPKKPFIHYEGAAYSYEEVDESANKVAHFAEEIGLKTGDIVAIMIQNSPEYLWTLFGLQKLGIQVALLNTNIRSKSLHHCLTVSGARTVVFGKDVLDAVESVSAELKAEGYNVWIQGNHVPPAYQSMDEVLERMSAVPIDPRVRSSISVDDPSVFIYTSGTTGLPKAAIVTHKRCCGGISMMPRGCRLTPDDVTYVPLPLYHGSALLFGVGGSVFTGSSIVIRKKFSASHFWSDCRRYNVTVIIYIGELCRYLVSRTEQANDKDNSVRLALGNGLRPEIWNTFKKRFNIKVVREFYAATEGAGFFVNLGDVPGSVGRLSPIMKALSPIKLLKFDYEKESAYRGLDGRCVEAKPGEVGLFVCQILPGKIDFDGYKGRKELNEKKILHNVLKDGDAFYNSGDLLVTDKMHNVYFRDRVGDTFRWKGENVSTTEVASVLADEQIIFHVNVYGIQIPGCDGRAGMAAMTIKDGHEVSDEFFNSLYTKVVEFLPVYARPLFLRLQTEIQTTSTYKYIKINLQRDGFDPNLIKDPLYMLDNNNQTYTPLNLQLYGQIVSGEIRL, from the exons ATGTTTCTGTTGATTCTGGGATCGGTGGGGGCCTCCCTCATTGCCATGTATTTCCTTGCTCCATGGCTGCCAGTCGATCTAGCCTACATATATACGAACATCAAAGTGCTGAGCTTATATCAAAAACTTGCCAAAAAACGTGTACTCATGATTGAACTCTTTGAGGAGTCAACGAAACGGAATCCAAAAAAGCCGTTTATCCATTATGAGGGAGCTGCATACAGTTATGAAGAAGTGGATGAGTCAGCCAACAAGGTCGCTCACTTTGCCGAGGAGATCGGTCTCAAGACTGGGGACATTGTCGCCATTATGATTCAGAATTCCCCAGAATACCTCTGGACACTGTTTG GACTCCAGAAACTAGGTATTCAAGTTGCCTTGTTGAATACGAATATCCGTTCCAAGTCCCTTCATCATTGCCTGACAGTGAGTGGTGCCAGGACAGTGGTCTTTGGTAAAG ATGTGTTAGATGCCGTTGAAAGTGTATCTGCTGAGCTGAAGGCTGAAGGCTATAATGTGTGGATCCAGGGCAATCATGTGCCTCCTGCTTATCAATCCATGGATGAAGTATTGGAAAGAATGTCTGCGGTCCCTATTGACCCGCGCGTCAGAAGTTCCATCAGTGTGGATGATCCCTCTGTCTTTATATACACTTCAGGGACGACAG GTCTCCCCAAGGCAGCCATCGTAACCCACAAAAGATGCTGTGGGGGAATCTCAATGATGCCTCGTGGTTGTCGGCTTACACCAGATGATGTGACATACGTACCCCTGCCTCTTTACCATGGCTCTGCTCTGTTATTTGGTGTGGGTGGATCTGTTTTCACTG GATCTTCAATTGTTATACGGAAGAAATTTTCTGCCTCTCATTTTTGGAGTGATTGTCGCCGGTACAATGTGACTGTGATTATATATATTGGAGAACTATGTCGCTACCTGGTGTCAAGGACAGAG CAAGCCAATGACAAGGATAACAGTGTTCGGCTGGCTTTAGGCAACGGCCTTCGTCCTGAGATTTGGAACACCTTCAAGAAGCGCTTCAACATCAAAGTTGTAAGAGAGTTCTACGCTGCTACAGAAGGTGCTGGTTTCTTTGTAAACCTTGGAGACGTACCTGGTTCAGTGGGAAGGTTGTCCCCTATTATG AAAGCTCTCAGCCCCATAAAACTGCTCAAGTTTGATTATGAGAAAGAAAGTGCCTACCGTGGACTGGATGGGCGCTGTGTGGAGGCAAAGCCAG GTGAAGTTGGTTTATTTGTGTGTCAAATTCTGCCCGGCAAGATTGACTTTGACGGTTACAAAGGACGGAAAGAACTCAATGAAAAGAAGATATTACACAACGTCTTGAAGGATGGAGATGCATTCTATAACTCTGGTGATCTGCTGGTGACAGACAAAATGCACAATGTCTATTTTAGGGACAGGGTTGGAGACACTTTTAG atgGAAAGGAGAAAATGTGTCAACCACAGAAGTGGCATCTGTCCTAGCTGATGAGCAAATCATCTTTCATGTGAATGTTTATGGGATTCAAATACCTG GTTGTGATGGCCGAGCTGGTATGGCTGCAATGACGATTAAAGATGGTCATGAGGTTTCTGACGAATTCTTCAACAGCCTGTACACAAAGGTTGTTGAGTTCCTCCCTGTCTATGCCAGGCCACTGTTCCTTCGCTTACAAACCGAGATCCAGACAACGTCGACTTATAAATATATAAAAATCAACCTCCAACGAGATGGATTTGACCCGAACTTGATCAAGGATCCATTGTATATGTTGGATAACAACAATCAGACGTATACGCCTCTAAACCTGCAGCTGTATGGACAAATCGTTTCGGGAGAAATAAGACTTTAG